The Solenopsis invicta isolate M01_SB chromosome 3, UNIL_Sinv_3.0, whole genome shotgun sequence region GGTTAAAATTATAGTAACCTAATAACgatattagataattttattataataacagtaatttaataaagaacTTATTGTAAgctattatctaaaaaaatatatatattataattaactattataaataataattgtattttttccaTTATTGCAGTCTCAAAATTTAAGTCGTATCGGAGGATTTAATGTGAAAGAAATTGTTAGAAGAATAATGTATCGTGTTTTTACTAATGAAGTTGGCATGTGTTATTCCTGGGAAGgagctaaaaagaaaaaaatttttttaaatttagctaTTGCAACTACTATTTTGTGTAAGTTTTATTATGcttaatttctatatattattatgttattaaatagtttttattctATCATTCTCAAGTTTTCTGAttctattattatacaatattactaATATTGAAGAGTTGTAAATTAAgatgttttttaatttgtgaatattttatagcTGCTGTATGACTTAACAAAAATGCTCAAAACTGTACAgacatagaaataataaattttataaaagcatGGCTGGTTAGGAGCAAGGAtcgctttaataataataaaaataaagaaataattaatgaagaaataGAAGCAGTCGATGAAAATTTGGATGTACAAGCTACACAGCCTAatgaataattcaaaaagtgaaataagaaaatgtaagtTTTCTGATTCTAGACAATATTATTATCTGATCATTagacaatattattaatattgaagagTTGTAAATTAAGATGTTTTCtaatttgtgaatattttatagcTGCCGTACGACTTTACATTTAGAGAACAATATTTAGAAAAGGCTTTCAATGCTTCTGAGGCGACTCTGACCGAAACTCCGGGTATGGTAAAAATGGAGCCCGATGAGCAGTTCGTACAACAGCGGGATGTCAAACCATATTCCATTAGAATGGTATCCAGTAACAATCCTAGCAGCCTCGCGATCGAAGATAATTCTAAGTTAAAGTCTAAACGGAACATTGGCAACAAGCTAAATACCATCCTTCAAGGTTATCAAAGACAACAAAGACATTTGGAAGAGAAATTCAAGCAAGCTTCGGACATGATGGCACGCGACATGACGTTTCAAGTAACCTCAGAGAAGTACAAGATATCGATCAGCACTATTCGCTTCTACATAGTCAGAAAGGGCATTCTGCAGAGGAGAAAACGCGCGGCCGTGGCTCCAGTAATCTCAGTATGAACAGTCAACCGAGTAGCCCCATCAGTCTACTGTATCAGATGATGAATTATCGTTTGTCAGAGAGCCTAAATTCCAGCCTACAGTAGTGCTGTACAAAAAAGcagtgagttttttttttagatttcggTTTTGAAccggacaaattttttatcGCCACATCATAGAGCTGTTCCAGACCGTCTTGTcgatttttatactttagcTCCTTTaccaagtattttattttccttttttttctatttttaatttgcgtttcaTTATTCATTCGTACTCGTAGAGGCGCGTTGACACCTTGGTTTACAAGACTTTTATGTTCACATAATTTGGATCTCGAACAGCTCCGCTCATGTATATACAAAGAAGATACCATATATAAAAGTTCGGACACACATTAAGTTAAGAAACTTGCAGACGATCGTGTCTTACACTATGTTCATGTTAGATTTAGtgccctttttttttttttttttttttttggtaacggagaggaaatgcgttaccgcataccccaggcctcgggggaggcctggtggttatgtggggctcttccccgccgacgacgtgtcggcggcgacatacccactaaaacctctccgggtgtcctgccctggtccatgactggggggctccgggaacgcgtgcagcatacttccggagccccccggacccggtcggccgTGGGCCGATTCGTCGCGCCGGGAGCGTCCACGTGGGCACTCCCGGCAGGGCTCTTGGGCCTGgcagccctaggtcgggggagggggacaccagcccccccgcctcttcccctgttggttTGGGGGtagagcccggggtatccggcccccgccgtaaccccgggcctcttcgcgccgccctGTGCGGCGGCGCGGCCCTCCTGACTACCctagggggggagggggagaatcctcccactcccccctccccggcgaggcaggggggggtacggctccgcgttacgtcACGGAGTcgacccccccggaccgtcaggtcgggtctgcctcgccgggttcactaaTACGGtggggggccctcctcccacggctgcgcgtcccaaaagctgggccggcagccgtaggggaggggggtcgctccctttcatcatcatttccgtggcggtcgccgtcgtccctctcctcctcgatagtggggagggagggggcgaccgccacggctcttctgcccctccgccaccgtacagcagggccactagggcccggaggacggggggcagtttttcttcgcctaggcggccggggcgggagccaagttgggtcatggctctcgtccctgccgcccctgccactgttggcgttgccagggggcattcgtccccccggccgcctctctctcaccttctcggcctcctccttctgcagcattacttgctcgcagaaggaggagaccgctttccaggcactctccctgccgaccatctgaccaatgatggccggcagggtgaggtcatctcccacttcggccctcaggactccgcgcagcccttcccacgctggacactcttccagcgtgtgctgcgcggagtcccgggcggcgccacagtgatggcaccgtgtcgtcggttccttccttatcctgcacaggtactcaccgaagcagccatgcccgatgagcacctgtgtcgtcctgtaggacaaaccgccaaacgggcggcccacccaatcgtccaggtgtggtaggacggcctccaagatccgagatccggccgccggcgggttgtcgatgaggctccttttccatgccctcatcacccgccgacgggccctctcccgtagcaacgcagcggccctgggggtaactacccccccctcgaggcggatggcttttgccctggcgtaagtccacgccagggcatcggccgtatactccgccggggggagccccgccagggccatgattgccgcgttgggagcggtgctaaacgcgcgcgttatccttctcgccagccgccgctgcacgtcGTGCAGCACCtttttgatgcggcggctggccagcgcctcgcggaaccacaccggggcgctatacagcgccccggacatgaccgcgagggcgtacgcgcgtctagcacccatcctcggaccccggaggttgggcatcaacccattgagggcgtctaccctcctgcccaaccgctgggccagctgatcaaaatgatcagcgaaggcccagcgaccgtccaggtgcaacccaaggtacttcagggttgcacccacctggacacgggtgttgtccaccaggacgaaggcctggggcggtaccccggaggagccatcatgaaagaagatggcctctgtcttctccggggccaccctcaggcccaggcctttaatggcaccgacgacacaggccacagcccagtcgccattggcgactgctcttccccaggaggtcccccccgctactatgaacgtgtcgtcggcgtagccgacgacgtagcagcgaggggggagggccgtgcggagcactctgtcatatgcggcgttccatagcagggggcccagcacagacccctgtggaacgccgcaggacacgtccctccgctgctggagtccgtctttatcgcggaactccagctccctctcccggaaatagtcctgaacgatggcgacgaggtagggcggcaagcgaaagtgctcgctcagcgccgccactacctcgccccaggggaggCTATTAAaagcgttggcgatatccaatgatatcgccaacgccaccatcccgtcctccgttagggattccgagagggaccgaacttgacgtatcgcgtcgattgtcgatcgcgcctctcggaacccgtattgttcgggggacagctcaggaccgttccgggccatatgccggatgatgcggttagcgattattcgctcgaaaatcttgcccgcatcatccagcatacagaggggcctgaacgcggagggactctccgcgggcttgccctcctttttgaggaggacaagccgggccctcttccacctcctggggaaggtaccttctcggaggcacttcgtgtacgtggcacgaagtgcctcccctacgatgggcgacgccctggcccagaccttggcataaatgccatctggcccgggcgccttcgctttgcccctgatgcgggcgaaggccgcgaccatttcgtgcctggacacctccagttcctccgtccattctgggggagggccggacttttccgggatgtccctcccccgggtggggaacagtgtgtccaccaccctttggaggaactgggggtccagcgtctccgagactggaggcgcccattgGGCGAAGCCTTTTCGTCACGATGCGGTATGGCCTGCCCcacgggtcgcgatccagctcggagagcatgtcctgccaggccgcggccttcgcccgagctatggcggtcctcagggcctttctggcatccctgaggaccgccgtggcgtttgtcagcacttcctccatgccccgccgcttggcgcgcgtgtgcgcccgcctggcggccacggtggctcgtctgagttcagcgagctccgcggaccaccagtagacagcgcggcgcgccattggtcggctgcggggcatggaggcgtcgcatgcgtGCAACATCATGTCgcataggcgctccgcctcctcctcggctccaaGGTCAGCCTCTCTTCCCGGCCAGGTAGAtgccaggaggctgacctcgagggcttccggGTCGAGCTTCCTCAGAACCCATCGACGTCCATCGCGTTTGCGGCGGCGTGACTCGCGCGTCTCCGCGGGGGGGGAgacgagctccatggagatTAGCCTATGATCAGACAGCTCTCCCAAGGAGCCCGTCTCCACGCGCCATCCCTTCACCCTGttaagggcgttgggggaagcccacgtcacgtcaacgatggactccccccttgcccccacgaaggtgctgacccggcccctgttcaacaggaccaggccgagccccgccgcaaactccagggcgaggcggcccctaaggtctgtgcgaggggagccccaagccacagcgtgggcgttgaggtctccccccacgacgaccggcctaggagagcgagcTATAATCTCGCTCTCCATGGCATCCAGGGCCGCCTCGTATTCCCCCCTGTTAAGGCTAGGGGGAAGTAACATCCCATAACGTCGAtgggtccatactcgaccatCACGAAGCCCTCTCCGGCCGATATCGGAATCATCGGCTGAGCGCCCGGCAcgtgatggctgaccatcgccaccttccccgagggatctccaacccagttggggttgccctcgggtatcctgtaaggatcggcgacgatggccagcccgccacctccctccgccaggcactgcgcaagcatgtcctgcgcagccctggcgtggttgaggttggcctggaggagcctagggggcattttcgattgtcccctgaggctcctccacctccatctcgttGTCGCGGGTCTCCGCGCCTCCGTTTCTGTGGCTCCTCTCCCTCTGCGGGAGAGGAGCTTCCTCCACTACTGTCATGGGGACCGGGGGGGAGGGCGGGGATGGGACTGGTGTCACAGATGACCCCGCCTCCCTCCGGTCCTCGGTGCTCAGGGGCGCCCGTTGCGGCTTgttcgccaggcaccccttAGCACCGATCCTGtgctcggcgggcttgcccgcgtcacggcaaaccgggcagcccgccttggctATGCAGGCCTTGGCCAGGTGGCCAAGGCCCccgcacctgtagcagcagccggatctatcgatccgactgctgcacttggcctggacgtggccctgggccaggcacttgtggcactgcaacccccgagggggaagcagcgccactcggcagctcgaccagcccaccctaacgcggggggcggccagagcCGCCTTACCGGCCTTGGCTGGGATCCGAACCCAGCAAGTGCCTAGCCCATTGAGAGCCATTCGGATTTCCCCCACCTTGATATCGTGGGGGGAACATCCTCCAGTAGCTCCCAAGGCTTCGGCCACCTCgctcgaggtgaccgagtcgtccaggccactcaggcgtagctcgaccgtcttgcacggtcgagccACCCTCACATCGTCTCTTTCTCCGAGGGCCTCCctgatcccttcggccagggcgtcggccttagTGCCGTTTTCCGCGCCCCTGACCTAGATTTAGTGCCCTTAGAAATACTGCTTGAAacctagttttttttttaagtacaaagATACTGGTTATTATAGAGTGTACTGGAGTACGATCGTATACttacatgtattataataacGCTATGTAGAGCCAGTGGCAAGTGACGCAGATGATATTCTCGATGTAATTCTCGGTTCGCCTCTTGTATGAGATTCGCGAATGGTGAAAACGGATTTGTTTGCCAGTAGAgtgattttttgataaaatcaaaagACGCAAATCATTACGGAACATGATTATTTctataatgcattatataaataaattggatAGAATGGTAGATGTGAAATGAATAACTTAGTGATACAGAATAGTCGCTTATCGAATAAGAGAGGAAGAAAGCGGGTTTGTTTTTTAATCCTGTCTTTTAACATAAGTTATTTTCTGAgtttattattcttctaaaACTAAAAGATgcaaacaaatttgaaaaacatttagtTATGTTCTTTGGAAAATTTACAGTTGAAAAAAAGATAGGAACgtcttttttatactttctctcTAACACGTTAACTTTCTTTGATTTCTTTGATATGTACTACATCTTCTAAGATCCTCGATTTTTTAGGCTGTTTGGAaggtattctattttttttttttttttattcttttaagcGTATTTTTTTGGATAataaattttcgcaaatttacTGCAAATTGTGAATCGAGAATAGatttaatttgtgaaaaatattaagtttttttatattttaaacaattattaactaTTTCCATATTTTGTGACACGAAATGAATATACAGATATATTGTAAACATACCTATATGTTTTTATGTgcatatgataattataatattgatgttaattatacaattctgaatttgtttattgcaatacgtacgtttaattgtatttaaagttATTAGAAGTTCTATTTCCATATTTTGTAACACGAAACGAATGTACAGATATATTGTAAACATACCTAAATGTTTTTATGTgcatatgataattataatattgatgttaattatacaattctgaaTTTGTTTATTGCAATACATACGTTTAATTGGATTTCAAGTTATTAGAAGTTCTATTTCCATATTTTGTGACACGAAACGAATGTACAGATACATTGTAAACAAACCTATATGTTTTTATGTgcatatgataattataatattgatgttaattataaaattctgaatttgtttattgcaatacatacgtttaatttgatttaaaatttagtaGAAATTCTATTTCTATATTGCGTGAAACGAAACGAACGTACAGATATATTGTAAACATATCtatgttttacatatttcaagtatgttaaaataaaataaattaatttcaaatctacATTCAAAAGTTTTATAATGTTACCTATGAAGAGAGGGCCTTACCTGCGCGAAACGGACGAGATTTTGTCCGACCTGTCCGCCAATTCTCCCTAGAGTATAggtaatttttggaaaaataatttacttttcaaaaaaatgtcttATGAAGTTGTATTGTTCAAAAAATGATGAGCAATCTTGGTTTGTgcctttaacaaaaattatcaaaatcatatcaaagttgtaacggtacgcggtttcggtcggttcggtgcggtgcgggaacttcgggatcggaccggataaggctcgtcggttggtcaggtgtccgcaaTGACTATACCCAGTGTTTTACGTAGCAAAAGACAGTGGATGCTTTATTGATAATAACAGTTGCAAAAAGAGTTGACAGAATGAACAGGAACGGAAATAAACATAACTAACGAAATAgagagatatcaaaataaaagataatgatcgCGCTCATAACATAGAGATCGCAAGAGAGACCATGCTAGAGATAACAGTAGTATACAGATTGCAATATGGCTGGTACTCGGCTTACCAGCTACGCGGCGCGGTTTATATCTAATGCTAGAACTATCTATGTACAAAGTTTTTCGGCTAAACTAGGAAGTTATGCGGGcggcttgcccgtacggtcggggagtcgcggagcgcggcgggattggctaacgcggtcgtgtacgcgtgtgcgcaaatgcgggtcgttgccggcgcggtcgccgccgcgattcgcccgagcgcgccccgtgcaagtggggcgctcgatcgacaggttgcttgtgccctgccgataTGGGTTACGAAGTTTGTCGGTTCGACGGTAACGGTAtccgaggacgacggtgattggtcgagaatgctcggccggtgatgatgacgagaatgctcgtcgaggatctcggacatgattggtcgagaatgctcggccggtgatgatgacgagaatgctcgtcgaggatctcggacgtgattggtcgagaatgctcggccggtgatgatgacgagaatgctcgtcgaggatctcggacgtgattggtcgagaatgctcggccggtgatgatgacaggaatgctcgtcgaggatatctgagatgactggtcgaggatactcggccgaggatagcgacgggaatgcccgtcgaggatatcggagtgcgacgagaatgctcgtctttaaggagcgatcgagagtgctcggtctgtggacgggtcggatagtcggacggatctgcccTGTGTGTTCCCACtaccggcttatatatccgaacgcgcggccgagcaagccaatccgcgcgttcggtcggttgagccagagtgggagcgttacggaacgccacggtcggcgcgcgtgtcgccgcgtggttgcacggcgaagttcggttgtgcgcgcacgtggtcctcGGCTGCACTCGGCTTTCGGTGTTTGGTGGCCGGAACGGatgcgcacggacggtggaggggcgtatcgttacatcaCCCCTCCCCGTTTTAAGTGGCGAACTttggccactacgccgggaattcccgcacgtagtggcAACGCCCGGTGCGATCGAAACGCAATGTGCAGCGGCGTGTCGCCAACCGCACTTTACATACTCGCGATACTCTTGCGGCGTCATCTGCCCGGTCGTCGTCCACACGGTCGccgtctgctcggtcgtcgtctgctcggtcgtcgtctgctccgGTGTGATCGTTTTGTTCGTCTTCGGCATCCTCTGCATCGGTCTGTTCGGCAACGGCTTCTCGTGTGCCCGGCTTGAGGTCTTGCACGTGGACCCGACGGTGCCATTTGCCCTGCGGGTCTCGGATGTCCACGATCACGGGGGAATGTATTTTGCGGACTTCGAACGGTCCGGCATACTTAGGAGCCAATTTGGCGTTAAACCCCTGGCCTTTATTGGATAGCAGATGTTCTCGCTTCCATACGGTGTCCCCTAATGCCGGTTTCCATGCGCGCCTACGTAGATTGTAGTGCCGTTCTTGCCGGTTGAAGGCACGTGCCAGGTTGGTTCGCCTCCCCCAATCGCTGTTGATTGGCGGTTGGTGTTGCTGCCGGTACGGGCCGTTGATCGCGGAGTCCGGTCGGTTCTTCCAATTCGCGCCCGTGGTTTAAATAGGCGGGCGAGTATCCGGTAGCGTCGTGCGGAGCCGTATTGTAGGCGAACTGCAGGGCGCCTAGTTGCTGGTCCCATAGGCGGTGGTTGTTCCCCACGAACTGTGCTACCATTGTCTTGATCGTCCGGTTCGTTCGTTCAACGGGGTTGCAGTGAGGGGCGTAGGCCGGTGTGGTACGATGTTCTACCCCTAGTTCCTGCAACAGGGCTTTCATTGGTCGCCCTATGAACGGCCTACCGTTGTCCGAGATGACCTGCCGGGGACATCCGTGCCGGTAGATGATGCGGTCGGCGACGTGTTGCGCAATGGTCGCCGCGGTCGCTCGCCGCAGTGGGCTTAGCTCGACCCACTTCGTAAAGCGGTCTTGCATCACTAGTAGCCACGTATGGCCACTAGTGGACCGCGGAAGGGGTCCCACCAAGTCCATCGTGACTTGCGTCCACGGCGCGTCGACATGGGACGTGTGCAAGAGTCCGGCTGGCCGTGTCTGCGCGTGTTTGTGCCGCAGACAGCTCCGACAGTTTCGGACGTACCGGGCGATGTCGGCGAACATCCCCGGCCAATAGTAACGCCGCGCGGCTCGGGCAATAGTTTTTGCGATTCCCAAGTGCCCGGCGGTGGGGGCATCGTGCACCTGGGTCAGGATGGTCGGTCGCTCCGGTCGCGGGATACACCGTTTCCACTGAGCCTCGGCCGGCTCGTCTTTGAAATCGGTTGAGTGAAGGATACGACGGTAGAGTCGGCCCCCCCCGAATCTCATAGTCAGGGAAGTTTTCTGGGCGCCCACGCACGTGGCGGAACTGTCGGCGGTACCAGGTACACGCGGGCAGTGTTCGGTTGCAACACACGGAGGGCAGGCGGGAAAGTGCGTCTGCCACGCGGTTGAGCTTCCCGGCTCGGTACCGTACGTCAAACGAGTATTGTTGGAGCTCGAGTGCCCAACGCCCGAGTCGTCCGGTGGGAGAATCCATGCGACGTagccactggagggcctggtggtcggTGATGACCGTGAATTCGTAGCCCTCCAAGTAGCCCCGCAGGTGTCGGATTCCCCACActacggccaggcactcgagctcggtcGCGCTATAATTTTTCTCGGCTCCGTTCAATGAGCGGCTTGCGTAAGCAATGACGCGTTCGCCGTCTTCGAAGTATTGTGACAGGACGGCGCCTAACCCGTGCTGGCTGGCATCCGTCTGCAGCAGGAATCGTCGCGAGAAATCCGGACACGCGGGAGTGGGTGCGGTGGTTAGCGCCTCTTTCAAGCTTTGGAAGGCGTGCTCCTCCTCCGGACCCCAACGCCATCGAGCGTTCTTCCGCGTGAGCTGGGTAAGGGGTGCCGCGATGGCGGCGAAGTTCGGTGTAAACCGTCGATACCACGAGGCCAGCCCCACAAACTGGCGGATCTGGCGGATGTTAGTGGGAGTTGGCCACTCGGTGACGGCCCGGACCTTGTCTGGATCGGTGCGGATACCTCGTCGGTCCACGATGTGCCCGAGGTATTTTAGTTCGGTGCGGCAGAAGTAGCATTTCTCTGGGTTTAACTTTAGGCGTGCCTCGCGCAGGCGGCGGAACACCTCCTCTAGGTGTTTTAGGTGGTCGGCAAAGGTCGGACTGGCGATGATAACATCGTCCAAGTACACAAATACGTGCGGCTCGAGTTCGGGCCCCAAAATCCGGTCGAGAAGTCTTTGGAAGGTTGCCGGGGCCGAGTGCAAGCCGAACGGCATCACCGTGAATTGCATCAGGCCGCGACCCGGTACGGTGAAGGCCGTGATGGGACGGCTCTCCGGCGTTAGGGGGATTTGCCAGTACCCCTTCTCTAGATCGAGGGTCGAGAGGTACTTGGCTCCTCGCAACTTGTCCAGCGTGGGTGTGATATGCGGCAAGGGGTAGGCGTCCCGCTCGGTCACCTCGTTGACCTTCCTGAAGTCTATGCAGAAGCGGTGCCGGCCGTCCTTCTTTCTGACGATGACCACCGGGGAGCTCCACGCGCTATTGGAAGGCTCGATTACCCCGGCGGCCTCCATTGCGTGGACTTCCTCGTCGATGATCCGTTGCATTGCGGGGTTCCGTGACCGATACCTTTGTTTAATGGGGTGTTCGGTCTTTACACGGATATGGTGCACGGCCTGGTCGGTGGGTCCTCGAACGTGTTCGAACTTAGCAAGCTCGGTGGCTAGAAACGTCTGTAGTTCCCGCTCTTCCTGCGGTGTGCGTTCGGTCATCCCGGCGGTGACCCCATGCGTGGGTCGAGGCTCTCGGCGTCATCGGGCTTGAGGGGGTGGCGGTGGTGGGATGGTGAGACCAAGCTTAGACCACAAATCCGTCCCAATCAGCAGGTCGCTCTCCAGGGACGGGAGGAGCTGGAACGTGTGCTCCAGCTTCCGCCCGGCAACGTGTAGTGGGAGACGGACTCGCCCCGGAGTGGTAGCGGTGGTCCCGTCGGCCAGGTGGATGGTCTCGTTCTGGACCTCCGGCCAAATGCGCAAGGTCTTGACGTGTTCGGCGACCCGGCGGTTAATCATTGAGATCTCGGCCCCGGTGTCCAGCAGGGCCGAGAATCGGCGCGGTCCGACGCGCACCGTAATGTGCGGTCGCGGCTGGTATTTTATCCGGATGCGGGCCGAGGGGCGGACGCGTCCTCGGCCGGTGGCGCGTTTCCCGCTCGGGGATGGCACTCCCTAGTCAGGACTCCATCCTTGCCGCACTGCGAGCAGAACTTTCGGGCCGGTCGCTTGCAGTCGAAGCGGCTATGGCCgcgctcggccggtgatgatgacgggaatgctcgtcgaggatatctgagatgactggtcgaggatactcggccgaggatagcgacgggaatgcccgtcgaggatatcggagtgcgacgagaatgctcgtctttaaggagcgatcgagaatgctcggtctgtggacgggtcggatagtcggacggatctgcccTGTGTGTTCCCACtaccggcttatatatccgaacgcgcggccgagcaagccaatccgcgcgttcggtcggttgagccagagtgggagcgttacggaacgccacggtcggcgcgcgtg contains the following coding sequences:
- the LOC120357332 gene encoding uncharacterized protein LOC120357332, translating into MTERTPQEERELQTFLATELAKFEHVRGPTDQAVHHIRVKTEHPIKQRYRSRNPAMQRIIDEEVHAMEAAGVIEPSNSAWSSPVVIVRKKDGRHRFCIDFRKVNEVTERDAYPLPHITPTLDKLRGAKYLSTLDLEKGYWQIPLTPESRPITAFTVPGRGLMQFTVMPFGLHSAPATFQRLLDRILGPELEPHVFVYLDDVIIASPTFADHLKHLEEVFRRLREARLKLNPEKCYFCRTELKYLGHIVDRRGIRTDPDKVRAVTEWPTPTNIRQIRQFVGLASWYRRFTPNFAAIAAPLTQLTRKNARWRWGPEEEHAFQSLKEALTTAPTPACPDFSRRFLLQTDASQHGLGAVLSQYFEDGERVIAYASRSLNGAEKNYSATELECLAVVWGIRHLRGYLEGYEFTVITDHQALQWLRRMDSPTGRLGRWALELQQYSFDVRSATCVGAQKTSLTMRFGGGRLYRRILHSTDFKDEPAEAQWKRCIPRPERPTILTQVHDAPTAGHLGIAKTIARAARRYYWPGMFADIARYVRNCRSCLRHKHAQTRPAGLLHTSHVDAPWTQVTMDLVGPLPRSTSGHTWLLVMQDRFTKWVELSPLRRATAATIAQHVADRIIYRHGCPRQVISDNGRPFIGRPMKALLQELGVEHRTTPAYAPHCNPVERTNRTIKTMVAQFVGNNHRLWDQQLGALQFAYNTAPHDATGYSPAYLNHGRELEEPTGLRDQRPVPAATPTANQQRLGEANQPGTCLQPARTALQSTANGTVGSTCKTSSRAHEKPLPNRPMQRMPKTNKTITPEQTTTEQTTTEQTATVWTTTGQMTPQEYRDTTVGWNLGSLTNDNSSSDTVD